The window taaatttttaaaattttaaaattttcttaaatttttaatttttaaaatttttcttattttttaattaaattaatttttatattattatttacacgtacacgaaacgacgtcgttttgcattttctccgtcACGTCGgcgcaaaacgacgttgttttgggaGCTcacggaaagtcgccacgtaagccatttggccggatcttcgcggagtggcacttaagcgtccatttaacttcaaactgACTGAAACAGATCGTTTTAAAGTTATACAGACTTAAGTGTCTTCTCGATcttgccaagttatggcacttgcgcTGTACTTCTGCCCGTCAATGACCCAGGGATGAGGTCCCATGATATACAACTCACCTAGTCACGTTAACAAACAGCAGATAGTACATATGGGAACGTAATTACATCAATGCCATCAAACCTTCAACGCCTTAACTTTTGTTagggggaaaaataaaaataaataaagttcaATTTCAGAGCACGTTTGTCACCTAGTGAATGGTTTCATGTGATTCACAAACGCGTCAATGACCTAGGGATGAGGTCCCATGATCTCCAACTCACCTGGTCACGTTAACAAACAGCAGATGGTACACATCGGAACGTAATTACATCAATGCCATCAAGCCTTCAACACCTTAATTTTTGTTAGGGggaaacaataaaataaagctCAGTTTCCGTTCCAATCAATTTCCTTATTAGTTTCtggtttaaaaagaaaatagtgcaTGCATTACAAATTTATGGTGGTTGCACTCAGACTAGGCATTCGTACAATCTCCTTAGTACCAGAAATTTCATATGAATTGAAGTTCCGAGTTTTCTATCAATTGATTTGCCACAACAATCTCCTACTAAAATAGTTTCCAGTTCTAATTATAAACTCAGTCCTCATAAATTATTAGCGATTTAGCAGATCTTCAGTTCCTTGGCTTTACAGAAGAAAAGATCGAGCATATTTTATCCTCTTCAAAGTGGAAAACTAGCGCAGTTCACACCACACATTATCTAAACGAATTCTTAATTCAAATGTCTTGTTCTCGGTCACCTCAATATTCCTTTCTTTACTTCAATCAAAGTACTCTTGGGCTCCACCGGTCCGAAGAAGCCAAGAAAGTTTCCATTGGAAAATTACCTAACACCTTGGACTTGTGTCTGCTTCGTTGGCTCCTTAGGATTTGGTTCCACGGATGTACCGAAAGCATTGTCTCTGAGTACAACAGCCCACCGTCCAAGGGTCAACCGGTCGTCTCTTCCCTATTTTGATGGCCTTCTACCCTTAAAAAgcatcaatttaagattttaatttaagattttagttCTGTCTCGAACATTTCTTTATCTTATAAAGGAAAATCCAAATTTTAACTTGTCTTAATtttgacataatttttttttaatcttataaaAGAAGTTTGGATTTTAAAATTTACGGTGCTGGAAGATGCTCGAACTCCAGTCCatcaatatttcaaaaaattcaggATTACTGAAGTCTGGTTCAGTCCAGGCTTGATAATGGCCGGATGTAACGTTCGGTCTCATTTCAGAGGATTGACAAACAAGCTGCTTCACGTCTTCAGATAGCCCCTTTTTTTTCGGTCGGTCGATAGCCGAAACTTAATCGGCAAGAAACTATTTCGTAATATTTGGCTTGGAATAGGCAGTCTCGAATCTGAACCTTATTCGGAGGAATCACTATGACTGTATGACTGGATGGTCTGCATTTAGTAGATTCAATGTAAGGACATATGGCATCAACCAAAGACACATCAGTCTTTTTCTAACAGTTGCAGTTAAAGGTGGACACTGACTATTGATTGTCTTGCTTCACGTGAAGCTACAACTTTTAAGCTGGATTTCCGGAGAGGACCGCCATTTTTTGGGACCTGAATATGCAATATCGTTACCGCTTTAGAGATTTTGATCAATTAGGGTTCAATTTTCTGATCGAAATTGGTATACATGCTAAAATTGTGAAAAGTCACTCACTTCAGCCAAGATGCACGCCCCCATCCCTTTATTGTTCTTGTTGTTCAAGTAATCGAGGTTGAGACGTGACCGAAGGAAGAAATGGTTTCGCCATCTAAGCTTTACTCATGCTAAAGAATGCATCTGGCCCTTGATGTGGGATCAGATTTGTCAATCATAATGAATATAGACAGTGATTTTGCACACATCTAAAGTCCATAAACAACGCACATCATCGGTCAATTCCGCGTGATTCCGCGTGATCATAAGCCGAATCTCTTTTTGACAATGATCGACAGTGTCACGTAAAAGTCGGTGAAATATGAGCTGAATTTGCAATCACCACCAATGCAGCTTTCTAATTCTAATTTACGTTGGAATCTTCCGTCCTCCTTCTCTGGTCTCTCCACCTGTAAAAATCAGACCCCAGGAAAGCTTGTCATCTTCCGTCTTTTTTCTCAGCGTAACCTAACGCAAACCCCTTTCTTTACGTTAGTCGCATGACTCTTGGTCTCCCCCTAGTAAAGCCAAGAGAGCTTCGATAGAAAATTAGCTATGCCTTGGACTCGTGGCTGATTAGTTGGCTCCCGCTGGTTTGTTCACTGAATGTGCCACAAAGCTCATTGCAATTGCAGCATCATCGCTTGGAGCACCGGAGCTCGCTGTCCTATGGCCAACGAGGTCGGCTCTTCCCTATGTTTTGTCCCTGCGAAAACCTGGTATTAGAGCAGTACAGCGGCTGAGATGGAGCTTCAAATGATCGGAGGAGCCAATCCCAACCCCACGAACGGTCACGCCAGCCACCACCATGTGGTCACGGTGGAAGACTGGTCATCCATATGGCATCGGAGGCTCAGCCAGAAGCTGACCCATCTGAAGCAGTCGGCCGGCGATTCCTCCTGTTGCATCTTCAGGGTCCCCCCAACCCTCAAGGAACTCAACCCCAAGGCCTACGAGCCCCGCATCGTGTCCATCGGCCCATACCACCATGGAAGTGCATGCGTCAAGATGATTGAAGAGCACAAGCCACGGTTCTTCGCGGCTCTTCTCGACcgaaccagaagcttcggagTCGATTTCAACCATTACTTCACTGCCATTGCGTTGAGGGAAAAGGAGATTCGAGCTTGTTACTCCGAGAGTTTCACTTTTGAGAAAGCTGAGCTGATCGAGATGATGGTCCTTGATGGCTGCTTCATCATCGAGGTGTTCCGAGCGATTGATGGCATAATCCCGCGTGAACACAACGATCCCCTCTTCAACATGTTGTGGACGTTCACTGCTTTCATTCGCGACTTCCTCTATCTCGAGAATCAAGTCCCCTTCTTCGTCCTCCAAACGCTCTACGATATGTCGAAGCTCCCCAGTGAACCCCCATGCGTTAAGCTCGCGCNNNNNNNNNNNNNNNNNNNNNNNNNNNNNNNNNNNNNNNNNNNNNNNNNNNNNNNNNNNNNNNNNNNNNNNNNNNNNNNNNNNNNNNNNNNNNNNNNNNNTACGAAAGTATGGTTTTCGTATTGATAGACATGGTTAGTGATGTGCAAATATGTATGTGGTAGTATGTATTTAGTAGagtttattttcttcaaatccaACTCCCTAATACAACATCATTTTAGGAGATCCATTTATGTTAAATTTCCATGTCAAAACCATGTCAAATGCCACTCATCTTACTTGTTTGTGACTATATCGAGGTCAACCCTTTGACGAGGATATGAGACAGAGGCTAATGTAAGATGAATTTGTTACGTCTATatcaagtttgggattttttatgatatagaaatttattttagttAAATGTAACGTAAGTGTATAGCATCGCTGTTGACCGAGATAGGAGTGTAGGATGTGAGGAATTGGGGttgatgatttaaaaaattgcaattttttgtaGATAAGTGATGCTAAATAACAAGAGCCACGCAaggcatatttaaattttttagtgacCGTCGTATGTACTTGTCGATAAAAAGGGTATAAATACCCCAAGCGTGTTCTTTGTAAAGGCTTACCCAATCGATCAACAAACACGTATTGTTCTTATTTTTACTTCCAATACATTTACTTGATAATGATAAGGTTGATAGGGGTGCGAAAGACACTTATTGCCCGAACGAGGAAGAACTAAGAGGGTAACTATATTAAGACACCAGACCGTGCGCTCTTCCGAGTCGCCCTTTCTCTTATCCCTTCTTCAAGCAACACGGCCAGGGTGTCGCTGCCAACGACGGCCGTAGTTCACAGACATGCCGGCTTGAACGAGGTCATCTTTGGGAAAATTACTCGGGAAGGCCAGGGAAGATTCCGGAGCGCTCTGTATCGCGGAAGCCTCTTGGGATTGGGGAGGTACGGCTATCATTCTGCACTTGATCCTCTCTGCGCCCCGCGGGCTTCGGGAACAGCCCGTTGAAACACCTCACCAGAAACGCTTCAATCCCGTCCTCAGGAGGTTGTCCAACGTGTTCCCCAGGATCTCGCCGAGCACGTCCCTTGCCTTCTACGGGCAATTTGTCGAACAATTCCCCTGCATTACCATCGCCCTCGTTCTCCGGTGGCTCCTGCTTGTCATCACCAACTTCGTTCGTCGCATCTTCATCGACAATGGCTCTGTGCTTAGGCTGAGGGCCTTGTCGGCAAAGTCCATGAGGAAGCCAAACAAGGAGTCGAAGACTTCAGAAGTCTCAGGGCTACTCTTCCGTTTCTGGGTCTGGGAATCCAATAGAGACACGGTGGTGATCAAGAGGGAAGGGCTTAGTGGCGTTGGACGAATTTGGGAGTCGGATTCTGGCGCTTAAAAAGCGACCGAGAAATCAATTTTCGGGGAATTGGGAAGGACGAAAATCCACgttttaataaagaaaataattcacTGAACGCGCAAGGATAGTTACGGCAAAAAATCGACCAGTTTCGAATTCACTGGATAAACTAATTAAGAAGATTCAgataaatatcaattttgcaaattaattttctcGCGAAGTTTGAGAAAGACTGTACCAAACAAAATTTACTTATTTGTAATCGAGATTGAATATCCATAGTCTAATAGGAGTTTGACACTTGACTACGGATACAGCTGAATCGAGAACCTGCATCGAATCGACCAAACTAGCCGATTGTGTCCAATTCTAGAATGTTGGTCTGGTTCCCGATTTTAAGGAATGAGCCGGACAAATtagttttatctttttcatttttaaatgtcTTACGCACATCTCCTCTCCTCTTTCGATCTTTCCTTTTCGTCCCATGACCCTCATGACTACTCTCACCTTTCGGTCTTCCCCTTTTTTGGGTCACCTTCACCTCTTATGGAAATTCGAGGTATTCTCTCATTTGAACTAGATCAGTTCTGCCGAAATGCCTGGAAACTGGACCAGATTGGAAACTTATCTCCCCTACTACAATCACATGAtactattcttttttattcctgTGACATCTAGCggaaatctcaatattttttaagaatgtCCACATCAATGTCGCCATGCCGTGTAGGACAGCCGAGATTCATGTCCGtgatttcatgtcaaaattggtcaaattgattaaatgggcacaattgcaaaaagatttataactttttttgataattttccacaAATATTGTGGACTAAGACTAATGATTAATTCAAATTTACTTTGTATACGATGCGTTGATTCTGCACATAAGTACGTAAGTAAGCTAACCGGTATAATCTTGACATATATTGATTTCTTTACGTAACCGAGATACGAAATGTCCGGTAAAAATTAGCTAAAGGTTCgccttttcatttttgtgcAATTTAGGAGGATGGCAAACCAAAGTAGAATTTAAGTATTATTCCTCAAACTCAAACTAAATCAAAGCGAAAAATTCGATTTGTGAAAGGAGGCTCGTGTTTATAcataaagagagaaaagatgagACATTCCTAGGTCATTTCCTATAAGATTGCGGGCGATTTCACAAACCTTGTGATCTATTGATACGTTTAGACGCTCCCATGTCGGACTAAATTAATCGCTCTCTCGTTcaaaatgaatggtttttgaGATTTTAATGACTACATTCTGTTTTTACTGAAGATGCAACAACCCTTACGTCAATTATCGTTTGTTCATGACCACCTCCAGAGGCTATCAGAGGAAAGTTTCAAGTTGGGGTCTGGTGACTTCGGACAACGAAAGCGAAAGACATTATCGGCAACCCATTATTAGTTTGTCATtcagtgaaggaaagaatccgAAAAGTGAGCCCACGCCTCTCGAGTAAGTTCGCCACTCATCTGGAAGAGGGAGAGACCTTGGACAAGAAGTTGAATGCAAGTGGATTAATCCTGCTAATCATCTAATCCCCGAAGTTTGATCTGATCCAACGCTATGATCTCTAATTTGATAGATTATCCAAAGATGATGTGCTCTAAGTTTGGAGTGCgtttatttcacagaaaataaataattttaaaaatatctttttcgtaaaatgatcacttgttttctaaaaaatgaaggaatgaaaaatatttttatcgtctACGGAAATATTTAAggcataaattattgtcaattatGTAAACATATTTCATTGATAAATGTTTCAAGAGATACAAGTAAtcctttttagaaaaatattttataaattatttatttttcacgaaataaagaGAATTTTAACATTGGTTTGGATTCAAATCAAAATCGCATTCTCACATTTAAACTAACTCAAGCCAACCGACGGAATACTTAACCGTCAAGTTGTTGAACTAAACTGAGTTTTCTACCGTGGGACGCACCAAGTTCATGTAATGATTAGTTTCTCGGAGCAGACTGTTATCCGACGTTCAAAAGTTCGTTACTAACCTTCCAATATAAGTAGTTATTGTTTCGAAGCTGTTCACGAGGCCCGGTTAAGTCCGTGTTAATTAAGATATGATTGTCGGAAAAGATTTTGAAATCATTTGACTACTTCAGCAGTCCCTCCCCTCTATATAACATAGCTTCTCCCTTCCAAAGTTTTTCCAAGAAAAACTTCGACATCGACCATGAAACTCCATCTCTCTCTGCCTTTCAgaatttttccaagaaaaactTCGACATCGACCATGAAACGCAAGTTCTCTCGCTTCTGCAAGGACGTGAAAGCCATTGCCGCCTTCGTCTCTTCGCGTACTCGCAATTCGGCTTCGAGAAGCACCACCATCTCTCCTTTGCTTCCGAATGCGTCGGCTTCGCTTGTTCCTCCTTTACCGGCTTCACTCAAAAACGGTCATCATATTACTTCTCTTGCTCCTCCTACTTCACTTCCTAGTTCACTGCGAACTCGAACCAATTGGGTTTACGAAACCGCTCTTCCCAATCACCACCACCTCACCACCACCCTCTCCTGGTACACAACACCCACCGGTCTCCACGAGCTTCTTGTTAGTCTTCACATCATTGGCGGCGATGACCCATGTACTCTCTTCAAGTACAAAGTCTGCATAAACCCCAGCGTCTCTGAGCGGAACAGAGGCCGGGAACTCAAAGTACGAGAGCGCCGAAATAGCAGTCGTCTGGGATTTCTCCCAAGTTAAGTACGACACGGGACTGGACCCCGTCGAGGGTTCTCTCTTCTGGTCCTTGTGGACTCACAAGTAGCTTTTCTTCTCGGGGATGTCCCGAAACAGTGTACCACGGTGTTGCAAGCGCTtgatttctttcttgtttcgCGAGCAGAGTGTACATTGGCCTACAAAGGCGAAAGGCTCCATGGCATCGAGGCTCGGCTCACCAGAAATGGGCCATTCGACGATGTTCTGATACAATGCAGTGGAGTGGAGACGGAGGGTCTGGAGGAGAATCCAGCGCTGTCCGTTCATATAGGGAAGCAGCCTGCATTGAAGGTGAGGAAGTTGCATTGGAACTTCAGGGGAATGCAAACGAAGATTTTGGCGGATGGCTTGAAGGTCGAGATTGCGTGGGATGTACAGGCTTGGTTGTTCAGAGAAGAACAATCAAAtgcgaaaaaaaagaagaatccaCCAGAATTTGCGACGTTCACTTTCACGACACGACATGGATCCACCTTTTTTCATTGTTGATTCGCATGGACAGATGATACTTGTTCCGAGCTCATTGTGTGTTTTTCGGGGTTTCTTTTTTACCGTCTTGTGATTGCCAACATTGTCACATAGTCTATGatgctctttctctctgttgGTATTTGAAGATGTAAATACTTCTATCATTATAAGATTTGTATCCTTCTTTTGATCTTGTTTGGCTGGTGGAGAAGGTGGTGATAAGTTTTCATGGGTAAGAATTGCATTGGTGTTGTCTTTGTTGCGtgaatgtttgcttggattatAACGATTCAATCTTTCAGataatttaaagaaagaaagagaggaggagaaatgTAAGTCATGAAGTAGAAGGactttattttccttcattATGTAATGGTACAACAGCGGATTTCCGGGGAAATAAACAGCTATACATTACCACAATATCACAGAAACAAAAAACGAGGAATCAAGCCAAGCAAAATTACAGAGGAAAAAGAATTATGCTTCCACAAAACAAACAGAGCCCTTAAATTACTCACTCTTacttctgaatttttatttttttaaaattcaaatccaaatgga of the Eucalyptus grandis isolate ANBG69807.140 chromosome 10, ASM1654582v1, whole genome shotgun sequence genome contains:
- the LOC104423400 gene encoding uncharacterized protein LOC104423400, producing MKRKFSRFCKDVKAIAAFVSSRTRNSASRSTTISPLLPNASASLVPPLPASLKNGHHITSLAPPTSLPSSLRTRTNWVYETALPNHHHLTTTLSWYTTPTASLSGTEAGNSKYESAEIAVVWDFSQVKYDTGLDPVEECTLAYKGERLHGIEARLTRNGPFDDVLIQCSGVETEGLEENPALSVHIGKQPALKVRKLHWNFRGMQTKILADGLKVEIAWDVQAWLFREEQSNAKKKKNPPEFATFTFTTRHGSTFFHC